One region of Camelina sativa cultivar DH55 chromosome 6, Cs, whole genome shotgun sequence genomic DNA includes:
- the LOC104790533 gene encoding uncharacterized protein LOC104790533: protein MAQVAFNKSKASLVRTDTVRISNSVLAQRIQQFSMTLIGRLMNPVCQRMESLVANFPKIWKLEDKVVGADLGQGVFPFNFDDEEDILSVLQNGPYHFDGWMVSLVRWEPIISSTYPSAINFWVKVAGIPMQLWEVATLEAIGKKIGKIQEVDEESSSLCVSVNGFNPLIFKMVVPFDTGDEIVVSLEYEKLVGVCDHCFRMTHESRVCSEIKKFGPGHGIDEQLDKRGGQRQLPLGKQESHHNVGGWEKPRKHAKRALDFQSSDVGDHGLLPQQRIGDSGFSVPCQQERLHGPVWGQKRNVGEVAGRRGFQSGYGEPSGKAHVFHLNRKGVGPAWPKPLYKVKEAPIEKHSQLSFPNIVGVSESSNSQVTSDLDGFSHKGDGVASMAMDFVV, encoded by the coding sequence ATGGCTCAAGTGGCGTTCAACAAGAGTAAAGCTTCCTTGGTTCGTACTGACACAGTGAGGATCTCCAATTCAGTTCTGGCTCAGAGAATCCAGCAGTTCTCTATGACTCTCATTGGGAGGTTAATGAATCCGGTTTGCCAAAGAATGGAGTCTTTGGTagcaaattttccaaaaatctgGAAATTGGAGGATAAAGTAGTGGGAGCGGATCTGGGACAAGGTGTCTTTCCGTTCAactttgatgatgaagaagatattCTGTCCGTTCTTCAGAATGGTCCTTATCATTTTGATGGCTGGATGGTTTCTCTGGTGAGATGGGAACCGATCATTTCCTCCACATATCCTTCTGCAATTAATTTTTGGGTGAAGGTGGCTGGGATTCCGATGCAATTGTGGGAGGTGGCAACTCTTGAAGCCATTGGTAAGAAGATTGGGAAGATTCAAGAGGTTGATGAGGAATCGAGCAGCTTGTGTGTTTCTGTCAATGGGTTTAATCCTCTAATTTTCAAGATGGTGGTGCCTTTTGATACAGGTGATGAAATTGTGGTTTCTCTAGAATATGAGAAATTGGTGGGTGTATGTGATCATTGCTTTAGGATGACTCATGAGTCGAGGGTGTGTTCAGAGATTAAGAAGTTTGGTCCTGGTCATGGCATTGATGAGCAGTTGGATAAAAGGGGTGGTCAAAGGCAGCTTCCTTTGGGGAAGCAAGAGTCACATCACAACGTTGGGGGTTGGGAAAAGCCTaggaagcatgctaagagagcTTTAGATTTCCAGTCTTCGGATGTTGGTGACCATGGTTTGCTACCGCAGCAACGGATTGGTGATAGTGGCTTTTCTGTTCCTTGTCAACAGGAGCGGCTTCACGGTCCGGTTTGGGGTCAAAAGAGGAATGTTGGTGAGGTTGCTGGTCGCCGCGGCTTTCAATCAGGGTATGGGGAACCGTCGGGTAAGGCTCATGTTTTCCATCTCAATAGGAAAGGTGTTGGGCCGGCTTGGCCCAAACCCTTGTACAAGGTTAAAGAGGCTCCCATCGAGAAGCATTCCCAGCTGAGTTTTCCAAATATTGTGGGTGTATCTGAATCTAGTAACTCACAAGTGACCAGTGATTTGGATGGTTTCTCTCATAAGGGTGATGGTGTGGCTTCTATggctatggattttgtggtataa